Proteins from a single region of Seriola aureovittata isolate HTS-2021-v1 ecotype China chromosome 9, ASM2101889v1, whole genome shotgun sequence:
- the ssr4 gene encoding translocon-associated protein subunit delta, translating into MIRIAAFLALLVVACSGESCTDPVITPSAYTTSDAVISSESVFIVELSLACANGAQSVTLYADVNGRQFPVTRGQDVGKYQVSWSLPHKQASSGTYQVKFFDEESYSALRKAQRNNEDVNAIQPLFSVNIDHRGAWNGPWVSTEVVAALIGILVYYMAFSAKSTIQA; encoded by the exons ATGATCCGGATAGCCGCCTTCCTCGCTCTGCTGGTGGTCGCCTGCTCGG GAGAGAGCTGCACAGACCCAGTGATCACTCCGTCGGCCTACACCACGTCTGACGCCGTCATCTCTTCCGAGTCTGTCTTCATCGTTGAACTCAGCCTGGCATGTGCCAACGGAGCACAG AGTGTAACTCTGTACGCTGATGTCAATGGGAGACAGTTCCCTGTGACCAGAGGCCAGGATGTTGGCAAGTACCAG GTGTCCTGGAGTCTTCCTCACAAACAGGCCAGCTCTGGAACATATCAGGTCAAATTCTTTGATGAGGAGTCCTACAGCGCCCTGCGCAAG GCCCAGAGAAATAATGAAGATGTAAACGCCATTCAGCCTCTCTTCTCCGTCAATATTGACCACAGG GGTGCGTGGAATGGCCCGTGGGTGTCTACTGAGGTGGTGGCTGCCCTCATCGGTATCCTGGTGTATTACATGGCTTTCAGCGCCAAGAGCACCATCCAAGCATAA
- the naa10 gene encoding N-alpha-acetyltransferase 10 → MNIRNARPEDLMNMQHCNLLCLPENYQMKYYFYHGLSWPQLSYIAEDENGKIVGYVLAKMEEDPDDVPHGHITSLAVKRSHRRLGLAQKLMDQASRAMIENFNAKYVSLHVRKSNRAALHLYSNTLKFQISEVEPKYYADGEDAYAMKRDLAHMADELRKPGVRVSGHEAPSGQSPSGSGDQERESERDSGGESKELSEVSEATESTDVKDSSSDSQ, encoded by the exons ATGAACATACGAAACGCAAGG CCAGAGGACCTTATGAATATGCAGCACTGTAACCTGCTGTGTCTTCCAGAAAACTACCAGATGAAATATTATTTCTATCACGGATTGTCCTGGCCTCAG CTCTCATACATTGCAGAGGACGAAAATGGCAAAATTGTGGGATATGTGCTGGCAAAGAT GGAGGAGGACCCAGACGATGTACCCCATGGACACATCACATCCCTG gCGGTGAAGCGCTCCCACAGACGTCTGGGGCTTGCTCAGAAGCTGATGGACCAGGCCAGCCGGGCCATGATAGAAAACTTCAATGCTAAATATGTCTCGCTTCATGTTCGCAAGAG CAACCGAGCGGCCCTGCACCTGTACTCCAACACACTCAAATTCCA GATTAGCGAGGTAGAGCCTAAATACTATGCAGATGGAGAGGATGCCTATGCCATGAAGAGAGACCTGGCCCACATGGCTGATGAG CTGAGAAAGCCCGGAGTGCGTGTTTCGGGTCACGAGGCGCCGTCTGGCCAGAGCCCGTCGGGGTCtggagaccaggagagagagagcgagagagacagcGGAGGAGAGAGCAAGGAGCTGAGTGAAGTCAGCGAGGCAACAGAAAGCACAGACGTTAAAGATTCTTCCTCCGATTCCCAATGA
- the LOC130174945 gene encoding rho GTPase-activating protein 4-like, with protein sequence MTSHVKLRKERVGTVDYDTQIKEVRCQLADQLKVLDLQLEQKSQQLQDLTDYLRRRGEIESEYSRSLEKLAERFTSRIKRKDPSSHSVAQVWLALLSQTRQESKDHNGLSESCSNFLIQPLTHCLEYTQRLAKKSKDICSQLQDGLLKVTTELHTAWRTYYQYHSEYVCAEGKLKEAEKQEEKQKQSAAKKLGRLIEKRQGKVQEIYLKCSKARNDYLINLGAANASMNKYYLQDISTLIDCADVGYHLSLERVVQAYLSRRGRAQQNLSKGLQQLQVAVSGLDQSQDRDTLLQDHYNTFSMPLRFAYQPHDGDQVSEVSAECEMRCELETRFKQIQTRLKVVTQETEEASKNMSAAQSTLLESISDDDLEPGSGSGSSQDGSTENLTVKPSVARRRANLQEIENLYFTRVKEHLVGSSLVSKLQAKHDLLKLAVEKADASNGHQLRLNGKSMRIRKNHSNANLMHNHKLFSGDMLSFIQASGQQIPIVVESCIRFINLNGLHHEGIFRVPGSQMEVKNLRDAFERGEDPLAEQRYDLDSVAGVLKLYFRGLENPLFPIDSTNQLLEHAQIKNEAERAAQLKTVISSYPEPVIIVMRYLFAFLHHVSQYSDENMMQPYNLAVCFGPSLVRGAQDDDVVTLQPQINALVKGIILQHESIFPSQSEVEGPVYEKCMTLEQDDCEPLNEEGDAEAEYTQGKDELETGSSADGSTGSSAAPPQKGAERPRANSSGSIDQRRLSAGPGGGGIASGGNLLLQIPVGPMCKPRRVPSPCFVRRDFQENSSSEDIAVHVDKEVCRQMDSVFKELLSRQTLQYPSSTTSSPSAQAPQKKVKQGGRKGK encoded by the exons ATGACTTCTCATGTTAAACTCCGGAAAGAGAGGGTCGGTACCGTGGACTACGACACACAAATCAAAG AGGTGCGTTGCCAGCTTGCAGACCAACTGAAAGTGTTGGACTTGCAACTTGAGCAGAAGagccagcagctgcaggaccTGACAGACTACCTGCGGCGACGGGGTGAGATTGAAAGCGAGTATTCCCGCTCCCTGGAAAAACTTGCTGAAAGGTTCACTTCCAGAATTAAGAG GAAGGACCCCAGCAGTCACTCAGTGGCACAGGTCTGGTTGGCTCTGCTGTCCCAGACCCGCCAGGAAAGTAAAGATCATAATGGACTGAGTGAGAGCTGCAGCAACTTCCTCATTCAGCCCCTCACACACTGTCTGGAGTACACACAACGCCTTGCCAAGAAG AGCAAAGACATCTGTTCTCAGCTGCAAGATGGACTACTCAAGGTTACCACAGAGCTACACACT gcaTGGCGGACGTACTACCAGTACCACTcagagtatgtgtgtgctgaGGGGAAGCTgaaggaagcagagaaacaggaggaaaagcaGAAGCAGAGTGCTGCTAAAAAACTGGGGAGGTTGatagaaaaa AGACAAGGTAAGGTTCAAGAGATATACCTGAAGTGCAGCAAGGCCCGAAATGACTACCTCATAAACCTGGGCGCAGCCAATGCCTCCATGAATAAGTACTACCTCCAAGACATCTCTACTCTCATCGAC TGTGCAGATGTAGGCTACCACCTCTCTCTGGAACGGGTGGTGCAGGCCTACCTGTCCAGACGGGGGCGGGCTCAGCAGAACCTGAGCAAGGGGCTCCAGCAGCTTCAAGTGGCTGTGTCCGGACTGGACCAGAGCCAGGACAGAGACACCCTCCTGCAGGACCATTATAACACCTTTTCTATGCCCCTTCGGTTCGCCTATCAGCCCCATGACGGGGACCAG GTTTCTGAGGTCAGTGCAGAGTGCGAGATGAGATGTGAGCTGGAGACCAGATTCAAACAGATACAGACCAGACTGAAGGTAGTCACccaggaaacagaggag GCTAGTAAGAACATGTCAGCAGCCCAGTCCACCCTGCTGGAGAGTATCAGTGATGATGATCTGGAGCCCGGCAGCGGCAGCGGTTCGTCTCAGGACGGCAGCACTGAAAACCTGACAGTCAAGCCTAGTGTGGCCCGGCGCAGGGCCAACTTGCAGGAAATAGAAAACCTCTACTTCACT AGAGTAAAGGAGCACCTTGTTGGCAGTTCACTGGTATCTAAACTGCAAGCCAAACATGACCTGCTCAAATTGGCAGTGGAAAAAG CTGATGCATCAAATGGACATCAACTGAG ACTCAATGGAAAGTCAATGCGTATCAGGAAGAATCACTCGAATGCCAATTTGATGCACAACCACAAACTCTTCAGTGGAGACATGCTCTCCTTCATACAG GCATCAGGACAACAGATTCCAATAGTTGTGGAAAGTTGCATTCGCTTCATCAACCTCAATG GTCTCCATCATGAAGGGATATTTAGAGTGCCGGGGTCTCAGATGGAGGTCAAAAACCTGAGGGATGCTTTTGAGCGAG GAGAGGACCCCCTGGCTGAGCAGAGATACGATCTGGACTCTGTGGCCGGAGTGCTGAAGCTCTACTTCAGAGGTCTGGAGAATCCCCTCTTCCCCATCGACAGCACCAACCAACTCCTGGAGCATGCtc AAATAAAGAATGAGGCAGAGAGGGCGGCTCAGCTCAAAACAGTCATCTCTTCCTATCCCGAGCCTGTCATCATCGTCATGAGATACCTCTTTGCATTCCTCCATCA TGTGTCGCAGTACAGTGACGAGAACATGATGCAGCCTTACAAcctggctgtgtgttttgggCCCAGCCTAGTCAGAGGGGCTCAGGACGACGATGTTGTCACCCTGCAGCCTCAGATCAACGCCTTGGTGAAAGGCATCATCCTCCAGCACGAAAGCATCTTCCCCAGCCAGAGTGAAGTAGAGGGACCCGTGTATGAGAAATGCATGACACTAGAACAGGATGACTG TGAGCCTCTCAATGAAGAAGGAGATGCGGAGGCAGAGTACACTCAGGGTAAAGATG AGTTGGAAACGGGATCCTCGGCTGACGGCAGCACTGGCTCCTCGGCGGCACCACCACAGAAAGGGGCAGAACGTCCTAGAGCCAACAGCAGTGGCTCCATCGACCAAAGGAGGTTATCAGCTGGACCAGGAGGGGGCGGCATCGCTTCAGGTGGAAATTTACTGCTTCAGATTCCTGTTGGGCCAATGTGTAAGCCACGGCGGGTCCCCTCTCCTTGCTTTGTGCGCAGAGA TTTCCAGGAAAACTCATCTTCTGAGGATATTGCTGTTCATGTGGACAag GAGGTCTGTCGCCAGATGGACTCGGTCTTCAAGGAGCTCCTCTCACGGCAAACACTGCAAtatccctcctccaccacttcctctccctctgcccaAGCTCCCCAAAAGAAAGTGAAGCAGGGTGGACGAAAGGGAAAGTAG